The Nitrospiraceae bacterium genome window below encodes:
- the plsY gene encoding glycerol-3-phosphate 1-O-acyltransferase PlsY → MDSSSLIIVLALLGYLIGSIPFGVVVSRFLGAPDPRTAGSHNVGFTNVLRVSGKKAGILTLLGDIGKGWLVAWIGTLVLSQESSILFVALAPIIGHLHSCFLGFKGGKGVATALGSVLGVAPLLGLTLMGLWIGAVAAWRYSSGGALVAFALFPLVALLFHRSWLFVGFALLVSILIWTRHKDNLIRLWKGTERRIGERTPDQTATV, encoded by the coding sequence ATGGACAGTTCCTCGCTCATCATCGTCCTCGCCCTCCTCGGCTACCTCATCGGGTCCATTCCTTTCGGCGTGGTCGTCTCGCGGTTCCTCGGGGCACCGGATCCCCGCACTGCTGGCAGCCACAACGTGGGATTTACCAATGTCCTCCGAGTCAGCGGCAAGAAAGCCGGCATCCTGACCCTCCTCGGTGACATCGGCAAGGGTTGGTTGGTCGCCTGGATCGGGACGTTGGTCCTGTCCCAGGAATCTTCCATCCTGTTCGTGGCGCTCGCGCCGATCATCGGTCATCTCCACTCCTGCTTCCTCGGATTCAAAGGCGGGAAGGGGGTCGCCACGGCATTAGGGTCTGTCCTGGGCGTCGCCCCGCTGCTTGGACTCACGCTGATGGGGCTGTGGATCGGAGCCGTTGCAGCCTGGCGCTATTCCTCAGGCGGCGCGCTCGTGGCGTTCGCGCTGTTTCCTCTGGTTGCGTTGCTATTTCACCGATCCTGGCTCTTCGTCGGTTTCGCTCTCCTGGTGTCGATCCTGATCTGGACGAGACACAAGGACAATCTGATTCGCCTCTGGAAGGGAACCGAACGCCGAATCGGCGAACGAACTCCGGATCAAACCGCCACGGTGTAA
- a CDS encoding KpsF/GutQ family sugar-phosphate isomerase, with product MRRRTVKQPTAVRRTRPRPRGTERTGGSLAEGKRVLEIEARAVLALIDRLDTHFAKAVDILYGCSGKVVVSGMGKSGLIGQKIAATLASTGTPSFFLHPAEGVHGDLGMLTRGDVMIGISNSGETQEVLQLLPFVKRMNIPLVGMTGNTASALAKNSDAVLDVSVSEEACPMGLAPTASTTATLAMGDALAVALLQRRGFKPDDFAQFHPGGSLGRRLLVKVRDLMHHGDSIPRVKASHRATDALLEMTAKKLGMTTVEDDGGKLLGIITDGDLRRFIQQGGNFATIKAGDLASRNPKTIHPDELAARAVELMERFSITSLVVAESPGTAVGVIHLHDLLKSGIV from the coding sequence ATGCGACGCCGCACGGTGAAACAGCCGACAGCAGTCCGACGCACTCGGCCCCGTCCCCGTGGAACCGAGCGGACCGGCGGAAGCCTGGCCGAGGGAAAACGCGTCCTCGAAATCGAAGCGCGGGCCGTCCTGGCATTGATCGACCGGCTCGATACCCATTTTGCGAAGGCGGTGGACATCCTGTACGGATGTTCGGGAAAAGTGGTGGTTTCGGGGATGGGCAAGTCCGGCCTGATCGGGCAGAAAATCGCGGCCACATTGGCCAGTACCGGCACTCCGTCGTTTTTCCTGCATCCTGCGGAAGGCGTCCACGGCGATCTCGGCATGCTGACGCGCGGCGACGTCATGATCGGGATTTCGAACAGCGGTGAGACGCAGGAGGTCTTGCAACTGCTGCCGTTCGTCAAGCGCATGAACATCCCGTTGGTCGGCATGACCGGCAACACGGCGTCTGCCCTGGCCAAGAACAGCGACGCGGTCCTTGACGTCTCAGTGAGCGAGGAGGCCTGTCCCATGGGATTGGCCCCGACGGCCAGCACGACGGCGACGCTGGCAATGGGAGACGCGTTGGCGGTAGCCTTGCTGCAACGGCGCGGCTTCAAGCCGGACGACTTCGCCCAGTTTCACCCAGGCGGGTCCTTGGGCCGTCGGCTCCTGGTCAAGGTGCGCGATCTGATGCACCATGGGGACAGCATTCCCCGCGTGAAGGCATCGCATCGGGCGACGGACGCCTTGCTGGAGATGACGGCGAAGAAGCTCGGTATGACGACGGTAGAGGACGACGGCGGCAAGCTCCTCGGCATCATCACCGACGGCGACCTGCGGCGCTTCATTCAACAGGGCGGCAACTTTGCCACGATCAAGGCCGGTGACCTGGCGAGCCGTAACCCGAAAACCATTCACCCCGACGAGTTGGCGGCTCGGGCAGTCGAACTGATGGAGCGCTTCTCGATCACGTCGCTGGTCGTGGCCGAATCACCGGGAACGGCGGTCGGCGTCATTCACTTGCATGATTTGCTGAAAAGCGGCATTGTGTAG
- the lepB gene encoding signal peptidase I: protein MNPDPNQPPRDDVSAPPSPIVPATSQQPAGESGAVTAAAGSQAGRKSIAREYVEAIIVAMLLAFAIRVFVVQAFKIPSGSMIPTLLIGDHILVSKLSYGLQWPTNCKFQPGFPPITCYSSRTIVPFGSVQRGDVIVFRFPEDEDKDFIKRVIGLPGDTIQIRNKAVYVNGTPFEDKAFTQRIDPGVIDGHINPRDNFGPITVPDDAYFVMGDNRDQSLDSRFWGYVRTEKIRGKAFRIYWSWSGQGAWTEWVRWERFGKAIQ, encoded by the coding sequence ATGAACCCGGATCCCAACCAGCCGCCGCGCGACGACGTCTCTGCGCCCCCGAGCCCCATCGTGCCGGCGACTTCTCAACAACCGGCGGGCGAATCGGGAGCAGTCACGGCAGCGGCCGGCTCGCAAGCCGGGCGGAAATCGATCGCGCGGGAGTACGTCGAAGCGATCATCGTGGCCATGCTGCTGGCCTTTGCCATTCGCGTGTTCGTCGTGCAGGCCTTCAAGATTCCGTCTGGTTCGATGATCCCCACCCTGTTGATCGGGGATCATATCTTGGTCAGCAAGTTGTCGTATGGCTTGCAGTGGCCGACCAACTGTAAGTTCCAACCGGGATTTCCTCCGATCACCTGCTACTCTTCCCGCACGATCGTGCCCTTCGGCTCCGTGCAACGCGGGGACGTCATCGTGTTCCGTTTCCCTGAAGACGAGGACAAGGATTTCATCAAGCGCGTGATCGGACTGCCCGGCGATACGATCCAGATTCGGAACAAGGCGGTCTACGTCAACGGGACCCCGTTCGAAGACAAAGCCTTTACGCAACGCATCGATCCCGGCGTGATCGACGGACACATCAACCCCCGGGACAATTTCGGGCCGATCACCGTACCCGATGACGCCTATTTCGTCATGGGAGACAACCGCGACCAAAGTTTGGACAGTCGATTCTGGGGCTACGTCCGAACCGAAAAGATTCGCGGCAAGGCCTTCCGTATTTATTGGTCCTGGAGTGGACAAGGAGCGTGGACTGAGTGGGTACGATGGGAAAGATTCGGAAAGGCCATCCAGTAG
- the pgsA gene encoding CDP-diacylglycerol--glycerol-3-phosphate 3-phosphatidyltransferase: MAGGWKETGLVLMRSAVQEGNINLPNVLTLIRILLIPVFVMLMIDPAPDRSLSAALVFVVAAMTDLLDGYLARKTGQITKLGRLLDPIADKLLVLSALILFVQLDRVTALVAILIIAREVAVTGIRAIAATEGMIISAETTGKYKMALQVIAIVLLILEGTVLNEIGNLHLAGIVTLYFSLVLGYISGAQYVWSFWRQVAAKGL, translated from the coding sequence ATGGCCGGAGGTTGGAAAGAAACCGGATTGGTGCTGATGCGGTCGGCGGTGCAGGAAGGCAACATCAACCTGCCCAACGTCCTGACGCTCATCCGAATCCTGCTCATTCCGGTATTCGTGATGCTGATGATCGATCCGGCCCCGGATCGTTCGTTGTCCGCCGCATTGGTCTTCGTGGTCGCCGCCATGACCGACCTCCTGGACGGATACCTGGCCCGCAAGACCGGACAGATCACCAAACTCGGACGCCTGCTCGACCCCATTGCAGACAAGCTGTTGGTGCTGTCGGCGTTGATTCTCTTCGTCCAGTTGGACCGGGTCACCGCGCTGGTCGCCATTTTGATCATCGCGCGTGAAGTGGCCGTCACGGGCATCCGCGCCATCGCCGCAACCGAAGGCATGATTATTTCAGCGGAGACCACCGGCAAATACAAGATGGCGTTGCAGGTCATCGCGATCGTGCTCCTGATTCTCGAAGGGACCGTGCTCAACGAGATCGGCAACCTCCACCTGGCCGGCATCGTAACGTTGTATTTTTCGCTGGTCCTGGGGTACATCTCCGGCGCCCAATACGTGTGGAGCTTCTGGCGTCAGGTGGCGGCCAAGGGACTCTAG
- the rfaE1 gene encoding D-glycero-beta-D-manno-heptose-7-phosphate kinase translates to MGKIRKGHPVARATSSRANADAAAPINGATLQPYIQRFSQASVLVLGDLILDHYVWGRVSRISPEAPVPVVHVESESLKLGGAANVFNNILALGGQADLCGVIGSDESGRLLLKELGGRRQGRGGVIIDHERPTTRKTRVVAHNQQIVRYDVERREELKDTLQRRILRYVDSRIKELSCLVVSDYAKGVVTASLMAELTRMANQRNIPIVVDPKVEHFSFYKGVTVITPNHLEATQAAGVHGDDDHTINEAGTILRQRLGCHTVLITRGEKGMSLYEGNGVHWHIPTRARQVYDVTGAGDTVVGTLALALSTGASMREAAVLANQAAGVVVGMVGTATVTASQLSDALEHG, encoded by the coding sequence ATGGGAAAGATTCGGAAAGGCCATCCAGTAGCGCGCGCGACATCATCACGCGCCAATGCCGACGCGGCAGCGCCGATCAACGGCGCCACCTTACAACCCTACATCCAACGGTTCTCTCAGGCCAGCGTCTTGGTGCTGGGTGATCTGATTTTGGACCATTACGTCTGGGGCCGGGTGAGTCGAATTTCTCCGGAAGCCCCGGTGCCGGTCGTCCACGTCGAATCGGAGTCCCTCAAGCTGGGCGGTGCCGCGAACGTCTTCAACAATATTCTCGCGCTCGGCGGACAGGCCGATCTCTGCGGCGTGATCGGATCGGATGAGAGCGGCCGACTCCTATTGAAGGAACTCGGAGGTCGCCGCCAGGGGCGCGGCGGCGTCATCATCGACCATGAACGTCCGACGACGCGCAAGACCCGAGTGGTCGCCCATAACCAGCAAATCGTCCGCTATGACGTGGAACGTCGCGAGGAACTCAAAGATACGCTGCAACGACGCATCCTCAGATATGTCGACTCCCGCATCAAGGAGCTCTCGTGCCTGGTGGTCTCCGACTATGCGAAGGGAGTTGTGACGGCCTCGCTGATGGCCGAGCTCACGAGAATGGCCAACCAGCGCAACATCCCGATCGTGGTGGATCCGAAGGTCGAGCACTTCAGCTTCTACAAAGGCGTCACGGTGATCACGCCCAACCACCTCGAGGCGACTCAGGCCGCGGGAGTGCACGGCGACGACGACCACACGATCAACGAAGCCGGCACTATCCTGCGCCAGCGGTTGGGTTGCCACACCGTACTCATTACCCGCGGAGAGAAGGGTATGAGCCTGTACGAGGGAAACGGGGTGCACTGGCATATTCCCACGCGAGCCCGCCAGGTCTACGATGTCACCGGCGCAGGCGATACGGTCGTCGGCACATTGGCCTTGGCACTCTCGACCGGCGCCTCGATGCGCGAAGCCGCCGTGCTGGCCAACCAGGCCGCGGGCGTGGTTGTGGGCATGGTCGGGACCGCCACCGTCACGGCCTCTCAATTGTCCGATGCCTTGGAGCATGGATGA
- a CDS encoding CTP synthase — MSKFIFVTGGVVSSLGKGLASASIGNLLESRGLKITFLKLDPYINVDPGTMNPYQHGEVYVTEDGAETDLDLGHYERYTSLTLSRENNYTTGRIYHSVITKERRGDYLGGTVQVVPHVTDEIKQCIMRISQGMDVTIVEIGGTVGDIESLPFLEAIRQFPYDVGRDNVLYVHLTLVPYIGAAGELKTKPTQHSVNKLREIGIQPNILLCRTDRYLPPELKAKIAMFCNVEKDAVITAKDVDTIYEVPIVFRKEGLDELIVRQLKLETGPPNLREWDAMVQKIKHPKHEVSVALVGKYAGLKECYKSLAEALVHGGIDHETRVNINWIESEDIERQGTERILREADGILIPGGFGARGIEGKIITIRYARERQIPFLGLCLGMQCATIEFARNVAGLAGANSAEFDERSPHPVIHLMSDQQGISDKGGTMRLGSYLCRLGEGTLAQKMYGVSEVRERHRHRYEFNNDYRDQLTAKGLVLSGLSPDNRLVEIVELRNHPWFLATQFHPEYNSRPHHPHPLFSGFVGAALRRKLGQ; from the coding sequence ATGAGCAAGTTCATTTTTGTGACCGGCGGGGTGGTGTCGTCGTTGGGAAAGGGGCTGGCCTCGGCCTCCATCGGCAATCTGCTGGAAAGCCGCGGGTTGAAGATCACGTTTCTCAAGCTCGATCCCTACATCAACGTCGATCCCGGAACGATGAATCCCTATCAGCACGGGGAGGTCTACGTGACGGAGGACGGGGCGGAAACCGACCTCGACCTCGGTCACTACGAGCGCTATACCTCGCTGACGCTCTCGCGCGAAAACAACTATACGACGGGCCGGATCTACCACTCCGTCATCACGAAGGAGCGACGGGGCGACTATCTGGGCGGAACCGTGCAGGTCGTGCCTCACGTCACCGACGAGATCAAGCAATGCATCATGCGGATCTCCCAGGGCATGGATGTCACGATCGTCGAGATCGGCGGAACGGTCGGCGACATCGAAAGCCTTCCGTTCCTCGAGGCCATTCGGCAATTCCCCTACGATGTCGGCCGCGACAACGTGCTCTACGTGCACCTCACACTGGTGCCCTACATCGGGGCGGCGGGAGAGTTGAAGACCAAACCGACGCAACACTCCGTGAACAAGCTCCGCGAGATCGGTATCCAGCCCAATATCCTATTGTGCCGCACCGACCGGTATCTGCCGCCCGAGTTGAAGGCGAAGATCGCGATGTTTTGTAACGTCGAGAAAGACGCGGTCATCACGGCCAAAGACGTCGATACGATCTACGAAGTGCCGATCGTGTTCCGCAAGGAAGGGCTCGATGAATTGATCGTGCGGCAACTCAAGCTCGAGACCGGTCCGCCGAACCTACGCGAGTGGGACGCGATGGTGCAGAAGATCAAGCACCCGAAGCATGAAGTCTCCGTCGCGCTGGTCGGAAAATATGCGGGTTTGAAGGAATGCTACAAGAGTCTGGCGGAAGCCTTGGTACACGGAGGGATCGACCACGAAACCCGCGTGAACATCAATTGGATCGAATCCGAAGACATCGAGCGGCAGGGAACCGAGCGCATCCTCCGCGAGGCCGACGGCATTCTGATTCCCGGCGGGTTCGGGGCGAGAGGGATCGAAGGCAAAATCATCACGATTCGCTACGCGCGTGAACGGCAGATTCCCTTCCTGGGTCTTTGTCTCGGCATGCAATGCGCCACCATCGAGTTCGCCCGCAACGTCGCCGGTCTGGCCGGTGCGAACAGCGCCGAGTTCGATGAACGATCCCCGCATCCGGTCATTCACCTGATGTCCGACCAGCAGGGCATCAGCGACAAGGGCGGGACCATGCGCCTCGGCTCTTACCTTTGCCGGCTTGGGGAGGGGACGCTCGCGCAGAAGATGTATGGAGTGAGCGAAGTACGGGAGCGCCACCGGCACCGTTACGAATTCAACAACGACTATCGAGACCAACTCACGGCCAAGGGTCTGGTCCTGAGCGGATTGTCGCCGGACAATCGGCTGGTGGAAATCGTGGAGCTGCGGAATCACCCCTGGTTCCTGGCCACGCAGTTCCACCCGGAATACAACTCGCGCCCGCACCATCCGCATCCGTTGTTTAGTGGGTTTGTGGGGGCGGCGCTCCGCCGAAAACTCGGCCAATAA
- the lepA gene encoding translation elongation factor 4, giving the protein MSQDTQSLIRNFSIIAHIDHGKSTLADRFLEATGAITAREFKEQILDAMDLERERGITIKAHAVAIRYRAQDGKTYLLHLIDTPGHVDFTYEVSRSLAACEGSLLLVDATQGVQAQTIANVNLAMSNKHTIIPVINKIDLASADLEGTKHQISEVLALDASDAMLVSAKEGRGVPEVLEAIVKRIPPPSGDPNAPLKALIFDSWFDNYQGVIVLTRIVDGSVRPGMKIKVMSNDRLFEVTEVGQFTPKRTKGTQLLTGEVGYLCANMKEVADVKIGDTLTDAARPTAQPFPGYKEVKPLVFCGLYSTDTAKYEDLRDALLKLRLNDSSFIYEPETSLALGFGFRCGFLGLLHMEIIQERLEREYGLTLITTAPTVVYRIMTTKGDVLEIDNPAELPPPSSIEAFEEPFILATLISPERYVGTLLQLCQERRGIQRSIQYLDPTRVMISYELPLNEVILDFYDKLKSKTQGYASLDYELLGYRESDLVKLDILLNGEPVDALSFITHKDRSYQRGRQLAEKMKELIPKQMFEIAIQAAIGNKVIARETIGAIKKNVTAKCYGGDISRKRKLWEKQKEGKKRMKAVGKVEVPQEAFLAILKVADE; this is encoded by the coding sequence ATGAGTCAAGACACGCAAAGTCTCATCCGGAATTTCTCGATTATCGCCCATATCGATCACGGTAAATCGACCCTCGCTGACCGGTTCCTAGAAGCCACGGGCGCCATCACAGCCCGAGAGTTCAAAGAACAGATCCTCGATGCGATGGACCTTGAGCGTGAGCGTGGCATCACGATCAAAGCTCATGCGGTGGCCATCCGCTATCGGGCTCAGGACGGGAAGACGTACTTGTTGCACCTGATCGATACGCCCGGCCACGTCGACTTCACCTATGAGGTGTCGCGAAGTCTGGCTGCGTGCGAGGGCTCGCTGTTGCTCGTCGACGCCACGCAGGGCGTACAGGCGCAGACGATCGCCAACGTCAACTTGGCGATGTCGAACAAGCACACGATCATTCCCGTCATCAATAAGATCGACCTGGCCAGCGCGGACCTGGAGGGGACGAAGCACCAAATTTCCGAGGTGCTCGCGCTCGACGCCAGCGATGCGATGCTCGTCAGCGCCAAGGAAGGCCGCGGCGTCCCCGAAGTGCTGGAAGCCATCGTCAAACGCATCCCGCCGCCATCGGGGGACCCGAATGCCCCGCTGAAAGCGCTGATCTTCGACTCTTGGTTCGACAATTACCAAGGCGTCATCGTGCTGACTCGGATCGTCGACGGATCGGTGCGCCCGGGCATGAAGATCAAGGTCATGTCCAACGACCGGCTCTTCGAGGTAACCGAGGTCGGGCAGTTCACGCCGAAGCGGACGAAAGGCACTCAGTTGCTGACCGGTGAGGTCGGCTATCTCTGCGCCAACATGAAAGAAGTGGCCGACGTGAAGATCGGCGATACGCTCACGGACGCCGCTCGTCCAACGGCTCAGCCCTTTCCCGGCTACAAAGAGGTCAAACCGCTCGTCTTCTGCGGCCTCTACTCCACCGATACGGCGAAGTACGAAGACCTCCGCGATGCCTTATTGAAATTGCGGCTGAACGATTCGTCCTTCATCTATGAACCGGAGACCTCGCTGGCCTTGGGCTTCGGCTTCCGCTGCGGATTCTTGGGACTGCTCCACATGGAAATCATCCAGGAGCGGCTTGAGCGCGAGTATGGCCTGACGCTGATCACCACCGCTCCAACCGTCGTCTACCGCATCATGACGACCAAGGGCGACGTGCTCGAGATCGACAATCCGGCCGAGCTGCCGCCCCCGAGTTCGATTGAAGCCTTTGAAGAACCGTTCATCTTGGCGACATTGATTTCGCCCGAACGCTACGTCGGGACGCTGTTGCAGCTGTGTCAGGAACGGCGAGGGATTCAGCGAAGCATTCAGTATCTGGACCCGACGCGGGTGATGATCAGCTATGAGCTCCCGCTGAACGAAGTCATTCTGGACTTCTACGACAAGCTCAAGTCCAAGACGCAGGGCTATGCCTCTTTGGACTACGAACTGCTCGGCTACCGGGAATCGGATTTGGTGAAGCTCGACATCCTTCTGAACGGGGAGCCGGTCGACGCCCTCTCGTTCATCACGCACAAGGACCGATCCTATCAGCGGGGCCGTCAGCTGGCGGAAAAGATGAAGGAGCTGATCCCGAAACAGATGTTCGAAATCGCGATCCAGGCGGCCATCGGGAACAAGGTCATCGCCCGCGAAACCATCGGCGCGATCAAGAAGAACGTGACCGCCAAATGCTACGGCGGCGACATCTCGCGCAAGCGCAAATTGTGGGAGAAGCAGAAGGAAGGCAAGAAACGGATGAAGGCGGTGGGGAAGGTCGAAGTGCCGCAGGAGGCCTTCCTGGCCATCCTCAAGGTGGCGGACGAATGA
- the kdsB gene encoding 3-deoxy-manno-octulosonate cytidylyltransferase: MPWSMDDVKPKVMLVIPARYGSSRFPGKPLVDLLGKPMIQHVYEQARACRAVSEVVVATDDERIHKAVTGFGGRAILMTDPYRTGTDRVAGVARTQDAEYYVDLQGDEVLLHPDLITDLVEPFLRGGADMGTLKRQIDSTADLQNPGVVKVATDHEGYALYFSRAPIPWVRDDKDHAALPGLHFIHLGLYIYTKDALLRLASLPTGRLEDAEKLEQLRALEHGIRIRVWETKHGSVRIDAPDDVPAAVEELRRQEGVRCAP, translated from the coding sequence ATGCCTTGGAGCATGGATGACGTGAAGCCCAAGGTAATGCTCGTGATCCCGGCTCGGTATGGATCCTCGAGGTTTCCCGGGAAGCCGCTCGTCGACCTCCTGGGCAAGCCCATGATCCAGCACGTCTACGAACAGGCCCGAGCCTGCCGGGCGGTCAGCGAAGTGGTGGTGGCCACCGACGACGAACGGATTCACAAGGCGGTGACGGGATTCGGCGGCCGTGCGATCCTCATGACCGACCCCTACAGAACCGGCACAGATCGAGTCGCCGGCGTTGCGCGTACGCAGGATGCCGAATACTATGTGGACCTCCAAGGCGATGAAGTGCTCCTGCACCCGGACTTGATCACGGACCTGGTCGAACCGTTTCTCCGCGGAGGAGCGGACATGGGGACCCTCAAGCGGCAAATCGATTCGACAGCCGATCTCCAGAACCCCGGCGTCGTGAAGGTGGCGACGGACCATGAAGGCTATGCGCTGTACTTTTCGCGCGCGCCGATTCCCTGGGTCCGCGACGACAAGGATCACGCCGCGCTCCCTGGGCTGCACTTTATTCATTTGGGACTGTACATCTATACCAAGGATGCCCTCCTGCGGCTGGCTTCGCTGCCCACGGGACGGTTGGAGGACGCGGAGAAACTCGAACAGCTCCGAGCCCTCGAACACGGCATTCGCATCCGTGTGTGGGAAACCAAGCATGGCTCGGTTCGGATCGATGCACCGGACGACGTCCCGGCCGCCGTCGAAGAGCTGCGGCGACAGGAGGGAGTCCGATGCGCGCCATAA
- the bioA gene encoding adenosylmethionine--8-amino-7-oxononanoate transaminase: MAKSSKRSALAAWDHRYLWHPFTQMEEWVREMPVIIERGKGSYLIDTEGNRYLDGTSSIWVNIHGHRQPDLDRALTDQLTKIAHSTFLGLSNPPAIRLARELVRLAPKGLTRVFYSDDGSTAVEVALKMAVQYWQQRKPRADSKRTFLHLKMAYHGDTLGAVSVGNIDLFHRRFAPLLFPTKQADPPYCYRCPLKLSFPSCRMACVEPIEQLLHDHHAELAGLIVEPLVQAAAGMVTMPPGYLARLRALCTKYRVLMIADEVATGFGRTGKMFACQQEGVTPDLMAVSKGLTGGYMPLAATLATEEIYSAFLGRFDEWKTFFHGHSYTGNPLGCAVALANLNIFRRDKTLQRLRPKIRLLSRLLTPLRDLPHVGDIRQCGFMAGIELVEDRHSKKAYVPERRIGHHVAMAAQAGGLLLRPLGHIMVLMPPLSVTDQELTRMVTLLHSAIVRVTGV, from the coding sequence ATGGCCAAATCATCCAAGAGGTCGGCGCTCGCTGCCTGGGATCACCGGTACCTGTGGCACCCCTTCACCCAGATGGAGGAGTGGGTCCGCGAGATGCCCGTGATCATCGAACGCGGCAAAGGGTCCTATCTGATCGACACGGAAGGAAATCGGTACCTCGACGGCACGTCCTCTATTTGGGTCAACATTCACGGCCATCGGCAGCCCGATCTCGACCGCGCCCTCACCGATCAGTTGACGAAGATCGCCCACTCGACCTTCCTGGGGCTTTCGAATCCGCCCGCCATCAGGCTCGCCCGAGAGTTGGTGCGTCTCGCGCCCAAGGGTTTGACGAGGGTGTTCTACTCCGACGATGGGTCGACTGCGGTGGAAGTGGCCTTGAAGATGGCCGTCCAGTACTGGCAGCAACGAAAGCCCCGTGCGGACTCCAAACGCACATTTCTCCATCTCAAGATGGCCTATCACGGGGATACGTTGGGTGCGGTGAGTGTCGGCAATATCGACCTGTTTCACCGGCGCTTCGCGCCGCTGCTGTTCCCGACCAAACAGGCTGATCCGCCCTACTGCTACCGTTGCCCCCTCAAGCTGAGTTTCCCCTCCTGTCGGATGGCGTGTGTTGAACCGATCGAGCAGTTGTTGCACGACCATCATGCGGAACTCGCCGGGCTGATCGTCGAGCCGCTGGTTCAGGCGGCGGCCGGCATGGTCACGATGCCGCCGGGCTACCTGGCCCGGTTACGCGCCCTCTGCACCAAGTATCGGGTCTTGATGATCGCCGACGAGGTCGCCACCGGGTTTGGACGTACGGGCAAAATGTTCGCGTGCCAGCAGGAAGGGGTCACGCCGGACCTGATGGCTGTGAGCAAGGGACTGACCGGCGGCTATATGCCCTTGGCGGCGACGTTGGCCACGGAGGAAATCTATTCCGCGTTTCTGGGCCGCTTTGATGAATGGAAGACCTTCTTTCATGGGCACAGTTACACAGGCAATCCGCTGGGCTGTGCCGTTGCCCTGGCCAATCTCAACATCTTTCGTCGGGATAAAACCCTTCAGCGCCTCCGGCCCAAGATACGGCTCCTCTCCCGCCTTCTGACCCCACTTCGTGATCTCCCGCATGTCGGCGACATCCGGCAATGTGGTTTCATGGCGGGCATCGAACTCGTGGAAGACCGGCACAGCAAAAAGGCCTATGTTCCTGAACGACGCATCGGCCATCACGTCGCGATGGCGGCCCAAGCCGGGGGGCTGCTCTTGCGGCCGCTCGGACACATTATGGTGTTGATGCCGCCACTCTCCGTCACCGATCAAGAGCTGACCCGCATGGTCACCCTCCTTCACTCTGCTATTGTTCGCGTCACTGGCGTCTAA
- the kdsA gene encoding 3-deoxy-8-phosphooctulonate synthase, protein MSHEVQIGDFTVGAGHRPFLIAGPCVIESEQLVMDTAGRIAEIAKAVGMPYVFKSSFDKANRTSISSFRGPGLDKGLAVLKKVKDHLGLPVLTDVHTEEQATQAGKIVDVLQIPAFLCRQTDLLIAAAKTGKVVNVKKGQFLSPPEMSHAVKKVEESGNHRIVLTERGSSFGYNNLVVDMRSFPIMRRFGYPVVFDATHSVQLPGGGGSKSSGQREFVEPLACAAAGAGVDGFFMEVHPDPDAALSDGPNMVPLKQLQLLLERVLRICDAAR, encoded by the coding sequence ATGTCACACGAAGTTCAGATCGGGGATTTTACCGTCGGGGCGGGGCATCGGCCGTTTTTGATCGCGGGACCTTGCGTGATCGAGAGCGAGCAGCTCGTGATGGACACCGCGGGACGGATCGCGGAGATCGCGAAGGCGGTGGGAATGCCCTATGTGTTCAAATCGTCGTTCGACAAGGCGAACCGTACCTCCATCAGTTCGTTTCGTGGACCGGGTCTCGACAAGGGGCTGGCGGTCTTGAAGAAGGTGAAGGACCACCTGGGCCTACCGGTGTTGACCGACGTCCACACGGAAGAACAGGCGACGCAGGCCGGGAAAATCGTCGATGTGCTCCAGATTCCGGCGTTCCTTTGCCGACAGACCGACCTGCTCATTGCGGCGGCGAAAACCGGCAAGGTCGTCAACGTGAAGAAGGGACAGTTTCTCTCCCCGCCGGAAATGAGCCATGCCGTGAAAAAAGTGGAGGAGTCCGGCAACCATCGCATCGTGCTGACCGAACGCGGTTCCTCCTTCGGTTACAACAACCTCGTCGTGGACATGCGCAGCTTCCCGATCATGCGCCGCTTCGGCTATCCCGTCGTCTTCGATGCCACCCATAGCGTGCAGTTGCCCGGTGGGGGCGGAAGCAAATCCAGCGGCCAGCGCGAGTTCGTCGAACCGTTGGCCTGCGCGGCCGCAGGCGCCGGCGTGGACGGTTTCTTCATGGAGGTCCATCCCGATCCCGATGCCGCCTTGTCGGATGGCCCGAACATGGTTCCACTCAAACAACTTCAACTCTTGCTCGAACGGGTGCTTCGTATATGCGACGCCGCACGGTGA